Proteins encoded together in one Chelonoidis abingdonii isolate Lonesome George chromosome 1, CheloAbing_2.0, whole genome shotgun sequence window:
- the MSANTD4 gene encoding myb/SANT-like DNA-binding domain-containing protein 4 produces the protein MEKMKQLKRKRKSNFSVQETQTLLKEIRKRKEVLFSKQLNTTINEMKRKAWEEIAECVNAVGEGEQRTGTEVKRRYLDWRALMKRKRLNANIKLVGAGFHLPSSDLDDSVNEEMDEKMGFTNENSFEWLNITDFREASGSLTEIKVEEEEDPQNFEFPIEEEEEILSSVLPDSKKESDLPDFTHIEEFGNLSSAQARLAYEDSHLLINLEKQKLELEKQRLDIEAERLQVEKERLQIEKERLRHVSLEHERLQLEKERIQIEREKLRLEALRAEKPTLENDITQVEKPILQPLDLETEKLKLEKERLQLEKERLQFLKYESEKLQIEKERLQVEKERFRIQREGHLQ, from the exons atggaaaaaatgaaacaattaaaaagaaaaagaaaaagcaattttAGCGTTCAAGAAACTCAAACACTCCTTAAAGAaattagaaaaaggaaagaggTACTTTTTTCCAAGCAGCTTAATACAACAATTAATGAAATGAAACGAAAGGCTTGGGAAGAAATCGCAGAGTGTGTGAATGCTGTAGGTGAAGGAGAGCAAAGAACGGGGACAGAAGTGAAAAGACGATACCTTGATTGGAGAGCACTCATGAAGAGAAAGCGTCTGAATGCAAACATCAAACTGGTAGGTGCTGGGTTTCACCTTCCGTCATCCGATTTAGATGACTCTGTCAATGAAGAGATGGATGAGAAAATGGGATTTACaaatgaaaacagttttgaaTGGCTAAATATCACAGACTTCAGAGAAGCCAGTGGATCTTTAACAGAAATcaaggtggaagaggaggaggatccaCAGAATTTTGAA TTTCCTattgaggaagaggaggaaatttTGTCATCAGTTTTGCCAGATTCCAAAAAGGAAAGTGACCTACCTGATTTCACCCACATTGAAGAGTTTGGAAATCTGAGCTCTGCTCAAGCCCGACTAGCCTACGAGGACTCTCATTTGCTCATAAACTTGGAGAAACAAAAACTAGAACTGGAGAAACAGCGGCTGGATATTGAAGCTGAAAGACTACAGGTGGAGAAAGAGCGCTTGCAGATCGAAAAGGAGCGATTACGGCATGTATCCCTCGAGCATGAGAGACTTCAACTGGAGAAGGAGCGGATCCAGATTGAGCGGGAGAAACTGAGGCTAGAGGCTCTGCGTGCTGAAAAACCTACCCTGGAAAATGACATCACCCAAGTGGAAAAACCCATTTTACAGCCTCTGGATCtagaaactgaaaaattaaaacttgAAAAGGAACGTTTACAATTAGAGAAAGAGAggctgcaatttttaaaatatgaatctgAGAAGCTGCAGATTGAGAAGGAACGTTTACAAGTGGAAAAAGAACGCTTTCGAATTCAGCGAGAGGGTCACTTGCAGTGA